A single region of the Gossypium arboreum isolate Shixiya-1 chromosome 12, ASM2569848v2, whole genome shotgun sequence genome encodes:
- the LOC108478371 gene encoding vacuolar protein sorting-associated protein 53 A-like isoform X1 encodes MPVYYILSGELAESVSKIIDSQFADRVDMSEVQETKFDAEMATMTCVPWGTLESVGDQSGYVNGINMILSSSIRVLWSILSPIYFQFLLDKLASSVGPPVLHEYFQMQADIRNWTLTSEVKNFDIWIWWANRSYLWW; translated from the exons ATGCCCGTGTATTATATATTG TCTGGTGAACTGGCTGAAAGTGTATCCAAAATCATCGATTCTCAATTTGCAGACCGGGTGGATATGTCTGAAGTGCAG GAAACTAAATTTGATGCCGAAATGGCTACAATGACCTGTGTTCCATGGGGAACCCTTGAAAGCGTTGGGGACCAATCAGG ATATGTCAATGGCATAAATATGATCCTTAGTAGTAGCATTCGTGTACTTTGGAGCATTCTTTCACCTATTTACTTCCAGTTCTTATTGGACAAG CTTGCATCATCGGTTGGCCCCCCGGTTCTACATGAATATTTTCAAATGCAAGCAGATATCAGAAACTGGACCCTAACAA GTGAGGTCAAAAATTTCGACATTTGGATTTGGTGGGCCAACCGAAGTTACCTATGGTGGTAA
- the LOC108478371 gene encoding vacuolar protein sorting-associated protein 53 A-like isoform X2, which translates to MSEVQETKFDAEMATMTCVPWGTLESVGDQSGYVNGINMILSSSIRVLWSILSPIYFQFLLDKLASSVGPPVLHEYFQMQADIRNWTLTSEVKNFDIWIWWANRSYLWW; encoded by the exons ATGTCTGAAGTGCAG GAAACTAAATTTGATGCCGAAATGGCTACAATGACCTGTGTTCCATGGGGAACCCTTGAAAGCGTTGGGGACCAATCAGG ATATGTCAATGGCATAAATATGATCCTTAGTAGTAGCATTCGTGTACTTTGGAGCATTCTTTCACCTATTTACTTCCAGTTCTTATTGGACAAG CTTGCATCATCGGTTGGCCCCCCGGTTCTACATGAATATTTTCAAATGCAAGCAGATATCAGAAACTGGACCCTAACAA GTGAGGTCAAAAATTTCGACATTTGGATTTGGTGGGCCAACCGAAGTTACCTATGGTGGTAA